The Pseudomonas aeruginosa genome includes the window GGAGAATTGCCGCTGAGGCGAACACAGCCCCGTCCCGCAGCATGGGGCTGACCCGGCTCTCCGCCTTGCTTGAAGCAAAGAAAAACCCGGCCTGTAGCCGGGTTTTTCTTTACTGCCGAAGCTTCATGACGGCCCGCCGATCAGCCGGTCGAACTCGCCAAGCGCCGCCAGCAGACCGGCGACTTCCTCGCCACGCTGCGCATAGGCCACCTCGGCCATGGCCAGGATACCCGAGGCCTGCGGCAAGGCGCTGTCGCTTTCGAGAATCAGCTTCATCCGCGGCAGGAAGATCCATTGCAGCCATTGCTCGAGCGCCAGCGTATCCACGCAGAACGGCTCGGGGCTGGCCAGCGCTTCCGGGGCGGGGCGGCTTTCGCTCCACCAGCCGAGGGCACGCAACTCACGCTCGATCAGCAACAACTGGTCGGCCAGCGCATAGACCCGTCGATCCATCAGGAGCTGACCT containing:
- a CDS encoding YqcC family protein, encoding MDRRVYALADQLLLIERELRALGWWSESRPAPEALASPEPFCVDTLALEQWLQWIFLPRMKLILESDSALPQASGILAMAEVAYAQRGEEVAGLLAALGEFDRLIGGPS